A window of the Pongo abelii isolate AG06213 chromosome 10, NHGRI_mPonAbe1-v2.0_pri, whole genome shotgun sequence genome harbors these coding sequences:
- the ASB8 gene encoding ankyrin repeat and SOCS box protein 8 — MSSSMWYIMQSIQSKYSLSERLIRTIAAIRSFPHDNVEDLIRGGADVNCTHGTLKPLHCACMVSDADCVELLLEKGAEVNALDGYNRTALHYAAEKDEACVEVLLEYGANPNALDGNRDTPLHWAAFKNNAECVRALLESGASVNALDYNNDTPLSWAAMKGNLESVSILLDYGAEVRVINLIGQTPISRLVALLVRGLGTEKEDSCFELLHRAVGHFELRKNGTMPREVARDPQLCEKLTVLCSAPGTLKTLARYTVRRSLGLQYLPDAVKGLPLPASLKEYLLLLE; from the exons ATGAGTTCCAGTATGTGGTATATTATGCAGAGCATTCAGAGCAAATACTCTCTCTCGGAGCGCTTAATCCGAACAATTGCTGCCATCCGTTCCTTCCCACATGATAATGTAGAGGACCTCATCAGAGGG GGAGCAGATGTGAACTGCACTCATGGCACACTGAAGCCCTTGCACTGTGCCTGTATGGTGTCAGATGCTGACTGTGTGGAGTTACTTCTGGAAAAAGGAGCCGAG GTGAATGCCCTGGATGGGTATAACCGAACAGCCCTCCACTATGCAGCAGAGAAAGATGAGGCTTGTGTGGAGGTCCTATTGGAGTATGGTGCAAACCCCAATGCTTTGGATGGCAACAGAGATACCCCACTTCACTGGGCAGCCTTTAAGAACAATGCTGAGTGTGTACGGGCTCTCCTAGAGAGCGGGGCCTCTGTCAATGCCCTGGATTACAACAATGATACACCGCTCAGCTGGGCTGCCATGAAGGGAAATCTTGAGAGTGTCAGCATCCTTCTGGATTATGGCGCAGAGGTCAGAGTCATCAACCTAATAGGCCAGACACCCATCTCCCGCCTGGTGGCTCTGCTAGTCAGGGGACTTGGAACAGAGAAAGAGGACTCTTGCTTTGAGCTCCTCCACAGAGCTGTTGGACACTTTGAATTGAGGAAAAATGGCACCATGCCACGAGAGGTGGCCAGAGACCCACAGCTATGTGAAAAACTGACTGTTCTGTGCTCAGCTCCAGGAACTCTAAAAACACTCGCTCGCTATACCGTGCGCCGTAGCCTGGGACTCCAGTATCTCCCCGATGCAGTGAAGGGCCTTCCACTGCCAGCTTCTTTGAAGGAATACCTGTTACTTTTAGAATAG
- the LOC100937938 gene encoding protein SET-like, whose amino-acid sequence MRAEHFSQLDKRTLYIKRAFYRLIYGLHSVQHASGRARRLVVWFLDFPNSTAPKRQSPLPPQKKKPRPPPALGPEETSASAGLPKMGEKEQQEAIEHIDEVQNEIDRLNEQASAEILKVEQKYNKLHQPFFQKRSELIAKIPNFWVATFVSHPQVSALLGEEDEEALHYLTRVEVTEFEDIKSGYRIDFYFDENPYFENKVLSKEFHLNESGDPSSESTEIKWKSGKDLMKRSSQTQNKASRKRQHEEPESFFAWFTDHSDAGADELGEVIKDDIWPNPLQYYLVPDMDDEEGEGEEDDDDDDEEEKGLEDIDEEGDEDEGEEDEDDDEGEEGEEDGEDD is encoded by the exons ATGCGAGCAGAACATTTTTCACAGTTGGACAAAAGGACTCTGTATATAAAAAGAGCATTCTACAGACTTATATATGGACTACAT agtgtTCAGCATGCTTCCGGACGAGCAAGGAGACTCGTGGTCTGGTTCTTGGACTTCCCTAACAGCACGGCCCCTAAACGCCAGTCTCCACTCCCGCCTCAAAAGAAGAAACCAAGACCACCTCCTGCTCTGGGACCGGAGGAGACATCGGCCTCTGCAGGCTTGCCGAAGATGGGAGAAAAAGAACAGCAAGAAGCGATTGAACACATTGATGAAGTACAAAATGAAATAGACAGACTTAATGAACAAGCCAGTGCAGAGATTTTGAAAGTAGAACAGAAATACAACAAACTCCACCAACCATTTTTTCAGAAGAGGTCAGAACTGATTGCCAAAATCCCAAATTTTTGGGTAGCAACATTTGTCAGCCATCCACAAGTGTCTGCACTGCTTGGGGAGGAAGATGAAGAGGCACTGCATTATTTGACCAGAGTTGAAGTGACAGAATTTGAAGATATTAAATCAGGTTAcagaatagatttttattttgatgaaaatccttactttgaaaataaagttcTCTCCAAAGAATTTCATCTGAATGAGAGTGGTGATCCATCTTCAGAGTCCACCGAAATCAAATGGAAATCTGGAAAGGATTTGATGAAACGTTCAAGTCAAACACAGAATAAAGCCAGCAGGAAGAGGCAGCATGAGGAACCAGAGAGCTTCTTTGCCTGGTTTACTGACCATTCTGATGCAGGTGCGGATGAGTTAGGAGAGGTCATCAAAGATGATATTTGGCCAAACCCATTACAGTACTACTTGGTTCCCGATATGGATgatgaagaaggagaaggagaagaagatgatgatgatgatgatgaagaggaGAAAGGATTAGAAGATATTGATGAAGAAGGGGATGAGGATGAAggtgaagaagatgaagatgatgatgaaggggaggaaggagaggaggatggAGAAGATGACTAA